The genome window GAACATTATCAATTTAAAGTCGTGCCAGAATACTTAGTTGGCTATCGGCAGATTGCCAGCAGTATGTCTAGCAACTATGCAGCAATGGCAAAATCTCACTCTTTAATTATGGCAGATGTCCGACAGCAACATCCCGAAATTCCCAGCAGCATTTATCGCTGGTCTAGCAGCAATTTTTACATTTACTTAGCTGTTAAAAGCAACCGCAGCGGCAATCACCGGAGTACATTATCTTGGTTGTATCGAGCGTTCAAAGAAGATTTATTAATGGCACTTTTGCGCCACAATTTATATCTGCTGTCAATAGAAAGTATAATCAAAATAATAGTTACAGCGCCAACTGAATCAGGGTTAGAGTTAAAACAAGCATCAGAATCGAGTGAAGGGATGACACTCGCTAGGATTGAGACGCGGACGAAGGCTCACAGAATGTTGCCGTCGCAGGTATACGAAAGAATGCGATTCAATAGTTTAGGAAATCGAAAATCTACATAAACCCAACATTGAAAAACCCGGTTTTTTGAAGAAACCGGGCTTTTGAGGAAGCTAGAGGGCGTTTAATTCTGCCTGGTTGGTCGCTCAAGAATCAGGAAAGAGGGTTAAATAAAAAATCTAAATTTTGCATTCTTCCTTCTTACTTCTTCCTTCTTCCCTCTACTTAATCTCTCTAAGCGTGAGAAGCTGTAGGAGTTTGAGCTTTTGGCTGTTGGCCGTCTGACGCCAGGGATTCCCCTTCAATAAACGATCGCAACATCCAAGCCATTTGTTCGTGCTGTTCCATCAAACCCGTCAAAAAGTCTGCGGTTCCGTCATCGTTAAACTCTTCACCGCACTGGTGGACGTGTTGGCGGAGATTGCGAATAACTAACTCGTGGTCGTCAACTAAACGCGACACCATCTCAGTCGCTAAAGGCAAATCGCCAATATGTTCTTTAATCGAGGCATACTTTAGAAAACCCTCAGCAGTACCAATTGGATAACCGCCTAAAGCTCTCACCCGTTCTGCCATAGCATCGATATTTTCAGTTAATACCTGATAGTGTTCTTCCCACAACTGGTGGAGCGATCGAAACTGCGGGCCAACTACATCCCAGTGATACTTTTTGGTTTTGATTAACAGCAGGTAAGCATCTGACAGGTCGCGATTCAATAGTTCAATAACGCCTGCACGCTGCTCGTCAGATAGACCTATGTTTAACTTACGCATTGAAAATTCTTCCTTCAACTCTAACTTTACATTTATTAGAACAAATTACGCCAGCAACTTACATCAACCCAGAGGACGATCGAAGACGATCGCACTTTAGTAAAATATCGGCATTTCCGGTGAAATTAATCCCAATATAGATACCCTTAGATAGATGCCATGAAACTTATTGTTCAGGAGTGCCTTTGTTTGGCTAACACAGCGATGGGGCGGCAGGTGAGTCCCCGCTCAATCCCGCTATAAAAAAAGGCTGCACTCTGATTGTTAGTAAAAATCAAGGAATTCATGTCCCGGTTAACCAACAGCCCACACAATTAAGTGTGTGGGCTGCTTTAAATGGCGGCATAGGGGACTTGGAATTAAATATAACCCCAGTTATCCTAGAAGGCTAGGAAACAGATTTTCTGACATCAGCGGTGCTGACCTCTGTGTGATTGGGATGCTAGAAATTATATTGAGTCAAACCGTTAAATCGACGTTCCAGGATGCTACCAAGAAACAGACGGGCATCGCCGTGGAAACTTTAGGGCAAAACTGGCGGAAGACCCCGATCGAATACAGCCGTGAAACCCTTCGTCCCATCTAGTAGACCGCCGGGAGAACCTGTTTGCTCGCTTCACCTTCAGGAACACTTGCTGCTGTGACCACCACAGCACGCTTGCCGAAGGTATCAACGGCAGTGTAGCGTTTTCGGCCCCATGAAGGCTTTGTCAAACCCGACACTCGGATGAACCATCGTTGCAATGGCAACTGTTTAAACCAGGTTTTTAGCGGATGGCCCATCCAGGACATATAAAAAAGCAGTCCTCAGTGTTTGCCCAAAGGAGGAGATCGAGTGCATTACACTTTGTGCTATGTGGGGAATACGGGGTAAAGTAGCGGTAGAAAAGATTTATCCATACTTTTACTAACTGTGCTACTTTCATTGTTAGCTGTAAACCATCATGCGGGAAATCTGCCAGAGCGTGGAAACCATATTTCAACTGCTGTTAGACGAACTCAAAAAGTCCACTCGCGCGTCTGAGCAGAACTGCCAAGATGTAGCAGGGCGACTGGCAGCAGAAGTCAACAGGATATGCACTGAAAGCCAGCGGATTCAAGCCTCCGGAGATATAGAAGGTTCAGCCCAGAGCCTCGCTCAGCACCGCTTGCAACAATGCCTCCACTATTACAATTTAGGCTCCGGGCCCGGGCGAGTAGAATTGCACAGTACCCTCAGCGCGATCGTCTATCGCTACATCACCCCTCCGCAGGTGCAGTCTAGCTATCAGGGGCGAGTAGAACTGATCAAAGATTTTTTGCAAGGATTTTATCTCGAAGCTTTAAAGGCATTCCGGCGCGAAACCCAACTGCC of Oscillatoria nigro-viridis PCC 7112 contains these proteins:
- a CDS encoding Dps family protein; protein product: MRKLNIGLSDEQRAGVIELLNRDLSDAYLLLIKTKKYHWDVVGPQFRSLHQLWEEHYQVLTENIDAMAERVRALGGYPIGTAEGFLKYASIKEHIGDLPLATEMVSRLVDDHELVIRNLRQHVHQCGEEFNDDGTADFLTGLMEQHEQMAWMLRSFIEGESLASDGQQPKAQTPTASHA